In Acetomicrobium sp. S15 = DSM 107314, a single genomic region encodes these proteins:
- a CDS encoding TRAP transporter small permease subunit, producing the protein MGTHVSDEVRRLRSLVALVGFVDNLNDWVGRIVGFLVYPIMLILVYEVVMRYVFNRPTIWAHETSCMLYGAHFIIGGAYALRWGAFVNVEVFYQRFPLRTKAIVDLFTWTMFYAFVGTLLWKSAPWAWASLKILEYSGSPWGPPIWPIKLTIPVGATLVLLQGLTKTVKDLYIAMTGRELVVGASAEDATDN; encoded by the coding sequence TTGGGAACTCATGTGTCCGATGAGGTGAGGCGGTTGAGATCGTTAGTGGCGCTAGTTGGGTTTGTCGACAACCTGAATGATTGGGTTGGCAGGATAGTCGGTTTCCTCGTTTATCCGATAATGCTCATACTGGTGTACGAGGTGGTAATGAGGTATGTGTTCAACAGGCCTACCATCTGGGCCCACGAGACGTCGTGCATGCTTTACGGAGCGCACTTTATCATAGGAGGAGCTTATGCCCTTCGCTGGGGGGCGTTCGTCAACGTAGAGGTGTTCTACCAGCGCTTTCCGCTGCGTACAAAGGCTATAGTTGACTTGTTCACCTGGACTATGTTCTATGCCTTTGTAGGCACATTGTTGTGGAAAAGTGCACCTTGGGCCTGGGCCAGCCTGAAGATTTTGGAATATTCCGGGAGCCCCTGGGGTCCCCCTATATGGCCGATCAAGCTGACCATTCCCGTGGGGGCTACCCTGGTTTTACTCCAGGGGCTGACCAAGACCGTCAAGGATCTCTATATAGCTATGACTGGCCGGGAGCTTGTAGTAGGGGCCAGTGCCGAAGATGCAACCGATAACTGA
- a CDS encoding TRAP transporter substrate-binding protein DctP, translating into MKHRSLIALVMVFAVSVTLLVVDFSHPAAAAKVINWKFQSHHTPGALSTTYVIPPFIERVREMSGGRLNITLHYAGELVDYAEVFPALQANMIQIANTGGLFFRGAIPVGWLAAGNMPPFVTRTNDEFNELYHHRGLDNLIGEGLKDQGIHFLGSHNVGNTYFWSKKPLHSVDDLKGFKVRFFGAMSDCMEHFGASPVMLPHPETYMAIAMGTLDGSGTAWWLYRDLKLYEVCPYFIGPPWQVPQGMELWVSKKAWDALPDDLKAIVNTAAIAFAKDYADVCTMQEREMFNKSFPEWGTTYIEWGKEDVDKITNEFSLPYLDKIAEEVGAKDPRVVEGVKIIKQFMRDYGYID; encoded by the coding sequence GTGAAGCACAGAAGTCTGATAGCTTTAGTAATGGTGTTTGCGGTGAGTGTAACCCTGCTGGTTGTCGATTTTTCGCATCCTGCAGCGGCGGCAAAAGTCATCAACTGGAAATTCCAGAGTCATCATACACCTGGAGCGCTTTCGACGACATATGTCATTCCTCCTTTCATCGAGAGGGTACGTGAGATGTCTGGCGGCAGGCTGAACATAACCTTGCACTATGCCGGTGAGTTGGTGGACTATGCGGAAGTGTTCCCCGCATTGCAGGCAAACATGATCCAGATAGCCAATACAGGTGGATTGTTTTTTAGAGGAGCGATCCCCGTAGGTTGGCTAGCTGCAGGCAATATGCCTCCCTTCGTTACGCGAACCAACGATGAATTTAATGAGTTATATCATCATAGAGGATTGGATAATCTAATTGGAGAAGGCCTGAAAGACCAAGGCATTCATTTCCTTGGGAGCCATAACGTAGGAAACACGTACTTCTGGAGCAAGAAACCCCTGCACTCGGTCGATGACCTCAAAGGATTCAAGGTGCGGTTTTTTGGCGCTATGTCAGACTGCATGGAACACTTTGGGGCCTCTCCGGTCATGCTTCCACACCCAGAGACCTACATGGCCATCGCCATGGGAACGCTTGATGGCAGTGGCACCGCTTGGTGGCTGTATCGCGACCTTAAGCTTTACGAAGTCTGTCCGTATTTTATTGGCCCGCCCTGGCAGGTCCCACAGGGAATGGAGCTTTGGGTATCCAAGAAAGCCTGGGATGCCTTGCCCGACGACTTAAAGGCTATTGTTAATACGGCGGCCATCGCTTTCGCTAAGGATTATGCGGACGTCTGCACGATGCAGGAACGCGAGATGTTCAACAAGTCCTTCCCCGAGTGGGGAACCACTTATATCGAATGGGGGAAGGAAGACGTTGACAAGATAACCAACGAATTCTCGCTGCCGTACCTTGATAAAATTGCAGAGGAAGTTGGGGCGAAGGATCCAAGGGTCGTCGAGGGAGTTAAGATCATTAAGCAGTTTATGAGGGACTACGGCTACATAGATTGA